A window from Methylocystis sp. MJC1 encodes these proteins:
- a CDS encoding TonB-dependent receptor, whose protein sequence is MVLDKRISFIALTVALAPGAALAQTSLPTIEVGGAPLRSTARLAPAQAAPSRSTAAQPARVSSAPISPAPAASPVVIKYAVPAATYTFSSKELAQTRQFDVSGALQRQAPGVIINDVAGNPFQPQIDFRGFVASPISGTPQGLAVYQNGIRVNEAWGDAVNWDLIPSIAMDRLTVVTGNPLFGLNAIGGAVTVDMKNGFTYQGFELDARAGSWARRQAAMQYGIQKGAFASYLAMEAAGDNGYRHFSGSHVKRLYGDVGYRGESGEIHANVTVAQNRFGASGPAPVELTNIDPGAAYTTPQTYKNTLAMYDINGNVAPNEHWKLFGDVHFRAFDQARVDGNTTEFNSCGDATLCDGNDNPTSLPDFFGGAASLGVVDKTWTRSRTIGGTVQATNDDVYFGFHNKITFGVSYDHGWTAFSANETLGVIQPNLVVGITGPIVEEPAGSISSVSVRAANDYLGVYALDTLDITDKLSATAGARFNRAGISLYDMRGTQINGSGVYTRINPVAGLTYKILPNVSAYASYSEANRAPTPLELACADPSRPCLIDNFLVSDPALKQVVSHTIETGLRGNVAVPSLVPAAADYLPGEITWSAGLYRTYNFNDILSVPSQVGGRGYFTNAGTTLRQGVEASLRYADERLSAWLSYTLTDATFQSAILLGAPNNPLAMAFGNGNELITPGANLPSTPRHRLKAGADYAVTPQWKVGADLVYASGVWLREDEINAFGTLSPYALVNLRTSWQATPNLQFYGIIENAANMRSRSFGVFFDRAAISFLPFTNPKMVSLGPPLGLFGGVKISF, encoded by the coding sequence ATGGTTTTGGATAAACGGATTTCCTTCATCGCTCTCACAGTGGCGCTCGCGCCGGGAGCGGCGTTGGCGCAGACCTCCTTGCCGACGATCGAGGTCGGCGGCGCGCCGTTGCGCTCGACCGCGCGTCTCGCCCCCGCGCAAGCGGCCCCGAGCCGCTCGACCGCCGCCCAGCCCGCGCGCGTCTCTTCCGCCCCAATCTCGCCAGCGCCCGCGGCTTCCCCGGTTGTCATCAAATACGCCGTTCCGGCCGCGACCTACACCTTCTCCTCCAAGGAACTGGCTCAGACCCGCCAGTTCGACGTCTCCGGCGCGCTTCAGCGCCAGGCGCCAGGCGTGATCATCAATGACGTCGCCGGCAATCCCTTTCAGCCGCAGATCGATTTTCGCGGCTTTGTCGCTTCGCCCATCTCCGGCACGCCGCAAGGGCTCGCGGTCTATCAGAACGGCATTCGCGTCAACGAGGCCTGGGGCGACGCGGTCAATTGGGACCTGATCCCGAGTATCGCCATGGATCGCCTGACGGTGGTCACCGGCAATCCGCTCTTCGGCCTCAACGCGATCGGCGGCGCGGTCACGGTCGATATGAAGAACGGCTTTACCTACCAAGGCTTCGAGCTCGACGCCCGCGCCGGCAGCTGGGCGCGGCGTCAGGCGGCGATGCAATACGGCATCCAGAAAGGCGCCTTCGCGAGCTACCTCGCCATGGAGGCCGCCGGCGACAATGGCTATCGCCATTTCTCGGGCTCGCACGTCAAGCGGCTCTACGGCGACGTCGGCTATCGCGGCGAGAGCGGCGAAATCCACGCCAATGTCACGGTGGCGCAGAACCGCTTCGGCGCCAGCGGCCCGGCGCCCGTCGAGCTGACGAACATCGATCCGGGCGCGGCCTATACGACGCCGCAAACCTATAAGAACACGCTGGCGATGTACGACATCAACGGCAATGTCGCGCCCAACGAGCATTGGAAACTCTTCGGCGACGTTCACTTCCGCGCCTTCGACCAAGCGCGCGTCGACGGCAACACCACCGAGTTCAATTCCTGCGGCGACGCCACGCTGTGCGACGGCAATGACAATCCGACGAGTCTTCCCGACTTCTTCGGCGGCGCCGCCTCGCTCGGCGTCGTCGACAAGACCTGGACTCGCTCGCGCACTATCGGCGGCACCGTCCAGGCCACGAACGACGACGTTTATTTCGGCTTCCACAACAAGATCACCTTCGGCGTCAGCTATGATCACGGCTGGACGGCCTTTTCGGCGAATGAGACGCTCGGCGTCATTCAGCCGAACCTCGTCGTCGGGATCACCGGCCCGATTGTGGAAGAGCCTGCGGGCAGCATTTCGAGCGTCTCGGTGCGCGCCGCGAACGACTATCTCGGCGTCTATGCGCTGGATACGCTCGACATCACCGACAAGCTCTCGGCGACCGCGGGGGCGCGCTTCAATCGCGCCGGCATTTCGCTTTATGATATGCGCGGAACGCAGATCAACGGCTCGGGCGTCTATACGCGCATCAATCCGGTCGCCGGCCTCACCTATAAAATCCTGCCGAATGTCTCGGCCTACGCCAGCTATTCGGAGGCCAATCGCGCGCCGACACCGCTCGAGCTCGCCTGCGCGGACCCGAGCCGTCCCTGCCTCATCGATAACTTCCTGGTCTCCGACCCGGCGCTGAAACAAGTGGTGTCGCATACGATCGAGACGGGCCTGCGCGGCAATGTGGCGGTCCCCTCGCTCGTTCCGGCGGCCGCGGATTACCTCCCCGGCGAAATCACCTGGAGCGCGGGCCTGTATCGCACCTATAATTTCAACGACATTCTGAGCGTCCCGAGCCAGGTCGGCGGTCGCGGCTATTTCACCAATGCCGGGACGACATTGCGTCAGGGCGTCGAAGCGTCGCTGCGCTACGCCGACGAAAGGCTCAGCGCCTGGCTCAGCTATACGCTGACCGACGCGACCTTCCAGTCGGCGATCCTGCTCGGCGCGCCGAACAATCCCCTGGCGATGGCATTCGGCAATGGCAACGAGCTGATTACGCCCGGCGCCAATCTGCCCTCCACCCCGCGCCACCGGCTGAAAGCCGGCGCGGATTACGCCGTGACGCCGCAATGGAAAGTCGGGGCGGATCTCGTCTATGCGTCAGGGGTTTGGCTGCGCGAAGACGAAATCAACGCCTTCGGCACGCTGTCTCCCTATGCGCTGGTCAATTTGCGCACGTCCTGGCAGGCGACGCCGAACCTGCAGTTCTACGGGATAATCGAAAACGCCGCCAATATGCGCTCGCGCAGCTTTGGGGTCTTCTTCGACAGGGCGGCGATTTCCTTCCTGCCGTTCACGAACCCGAAAATGGTCTCGCTCGGACCGCCGCTCGGCCTTTTCGGCGGTGTGAAGATCTCCTTCTGA
- the fhcD gene encoding formylmethanofuran--tetrahydromethanopterin N-formyltransferase — translation MQGIVRNGVRIDESFAEAFPMSGTGILITGPNAKWAMTAAKTMTGFATSVIGCGCEAGVDCEVSPEETPDGRPGVRALLFAMSSKDAEKQLVNRLGQCVLTCPGSAVYSTVKGEFEIKVGDAVRQFGDKWQMSKAIDGRRFWRIPVMDGEFFCESKVGLTKKSVGGGNLLVMGADWESTMRATEAAVAAIDAVPDVIQPFPGGIVRSGSKVGSQYKGMGASTNDAYCPTLRGVTKSALDPDVGCVLEIVIDGLTDAAVSAAMRAGLKAIIEMGPENGAKRVGAGNYGGKLGPFHYHLKDLLP, via the coding sequence ATGCAAGGAATAGTTCGCAACGGCGTTCGCATCGACGAGAGTTTCGCCGAAGCCTTCCCGATGAGCGGGACGGGCATTCTCATCACCGGCCCGAACGCCAAATGGGCCATGACCGCCGCCAAGACCATGACGGGCTTCGCGACCTCGGTCATCGGCTGCGGCTGCGAGGCCGGCGTCGACTGCGAGGTTTCGCCCGAAGAGACGCCCGATGGGCGCCCCGGCGTGCGCGCGCTGCTGTTCGCCATGTCGTCGAAGGACGCCGAGAAGCAGCTCGTCAACCGCCTCGGCCAATGCGTGCTGACCTGTCCGGGTTCGGCGGTCTATTCGACGGTCAAGGGCGAGTTCGAGATCAAGGTCGGCGACGCCGTGCGCCAGTTCGGCGACAAATGGCAGATGTCTAAGGCCATCGACGGGCGCCGCTTCTGGCGTATCCCGGTGATGGACGGCGAGTTCTTCTGCGAGTCCAAGGTCGGGCTGACGAAGAAGTCCGTCGGCGGCGGCAATCTGCTCGTCATGGGCGCGGACTGGGAATCGACCATGCGCGCGACGGAAGCCGCCGTGGCCGCGATCGACGCCGTGCCGGACGTGATCCAGCCCTTCCCGGGCGGCATTGTGCGGTCGGGCTCCAAGGTCGGCTCGCAATATAAGGGCATGGGCGCCTCCACCAATGACGCCTATTGCCCGACGCTGCGCGGCGTGACCAAGAGCGCGCTCGATCCCGACGTCGGTTGCGTGCTCGAGATCGTCATCGACGGCCTGACCGACGCGGCGGTTTCCGCCGCCATGCGCGCCGGGTTGAAAGCCATCATCGAGATGGGCCCGGAGAATGGGGCCAAGCGCGTCGGCGCCGGCAACTATGGCGGCAAGCTCGGTCCGTTCCACTATCATTTGAAGGATTTGCTGCCGTGA
- a CDS encoding formylmethanofuran dehydrogenase produces the protein MSKATLDGKAIALEDAYKEAARILSRANFPLVAGLGADVPGARAAILLAERLRGAFDHLASGDLLADIDVKRSFGMFTTTANEARVRADVVVLVGPGLTKQWPGMLERLAFDQAPCHGSHAGTPRKVIWLGPDASEANAIAGATVIPATLQEIPGALGVWRARVGGRPVNAEKIDAAKLELVDGLAETLKNAKFGCFVWAASAGLDALTIEMMQALVTDLNVTTRFTGVHIGARAGASGVTQAAGWMTGFPPRTGFGRGYPEHDPWRFEASRLVDSGEADAALWISAFDGEAPSWSRSDIPLVTLAPAGAAPARGLYIEVGQPGVTHDAVLMAQETGGLTLRTATASSDAPTVAHVIDAIMANVSEVAPC, from the coding sequence ATGAGCAAGGCGACGCTCGACGGCAAGGCGATTGCGCTCGAAGACGCCTATAAAGAGGCTGCGCGCATATTGAGCCGCGCGAATTTTCCCCTCGTCGCAGGTCTCGGGGCGGACGTTCCCGGCGCGCGGGCGGCGATACTCCTGGCCGAGCGGCTGCGCGGCGCGTTTGACCATCTGGCCTCGGGCGACTTGCTGGCCGACATCGACGTGAAGCGCTCTTTCGGCATGTTCACCACCACGGCCAATGAGGCGCGCGTGCGCGCCGATGTCGTGGTGCTCGTCGGCCCCGGCCTGACGAAACAATGGCCCGGCATGCTGGAACGTCTCGCGTTCGATCAGGCCCCGTGCCATGGCTCGCACGCCGGGACGCCGCGTAAGGTCATCTGGCTGGGGCCGGACGCAAGCGAGGCGAACGCCATCGCCGGCGCAACGGTCATTCCGGCGACTCTGCAGGAAATTCCCGGCGCCCTCGGCGTCTGGCGCGCCCGCGTCGGCGGCCGCCCGGTCAACGCCGAGAAGATCGACGCCGCCAAGCTCGAATTGGTGGATGGTCTTGCCGAGACGTTGAAGAACGCCAAGTTCGGCTGCTTCGTCTGGGCCGCCTCCGCTGGCCTCGACGCGCTGACGATCGAGATGATGCAGGCGCTCGTCACCGACCTCAATGTCACGACCCGCTTCACGGGCGTGCATATCGGCGCCCGCGCCGGCGCTTCCGGCGTGACGCAGGCGGCGGGCTGGATGACCGGCTTCCCGCCCCGCACGGGCTTCGGCCGTGGCTATCCAGAGCACGATCCCTGGCGTTTCGAAGCGTCCCGTCTCGTCGACAGCGGCGAGGCCGACGCCGCGCTGTGGATCTCGGCTTTCGACGGCGAGGCGCCGTCCTGGTCGCGCTCCGATATCCCGCTCGTCACTTTGGCCCCCGCTGGCGCGGCGCCGGCGCGCGGGCTTTACATCGAAGTCGGCCAGCCCGGCGTCACCCATGACGCCGTGCTCATGGCCCAGGAGACCGGCGGCCTGACGCTGCGCACGGCCACGGCGTCGTCCGACGCGCCGACGGTCGCTCACGTCATCGACGCCATCATGGCGAATGTTTCGGAGGTCGCGCCTTGCTGA
- a CDS encoding cytochrome-c peroxidase: MRKSALFIASTAAILSQAAIAEALDTKKLLSDAHASFQPLPSVPVAKDSLQAVRADLGRRLFFENRVSMDGNVSCSHCHLPDKQATDGLPKAVGVFGKENPRNAPSIFNAAMNFKQHWRGDRESLEEQAEKSLLGPASFGNPDQATAMGKLKAIPAYADAFTKAFPDDKDPINSRNWGIAVAAFEWTLLTPSRFDAFLSGDAKALSPQEQAGLRKFIDTGCATCHNGVGLGGNSFQKFGVTEDYWKETGSKTPDKGRADVTKNDDDLYVFKVPSLRNVAKTAPYFHDGSVDDLTKAVKIMGKTQLDKTLSDKDTADIVAFLGSLTGPVPANYSAPEPYPDAK; this comes from the coding sequence ATGCGCAAATCGGCGCTATTTATCGCTTCAACGGCAGCCATCCTGTCCCAGGCGGCGATCGCCGAAGCTCTCGACACGAAAAAGCTTCTCAGCGACGCGCATGCGTCCTTCCAGCCGCTTCCTTCGGTCCCTGTCGCCAAGGATTCGCTGCAGGCTGTCCGCGCCGATCTTGGCCGGCGGTTGTTCTTCGAGAATCGCGTCTCGATGGACGGCAACGTAAGCTGCTCTCACTGCCATTTGCCGGATAAGCAGGCGACCGATGGGCTTCCGAAGGCGGTTGGCGTGTTCGGCAAGGAAAATCCCCGCAACGCGCCGTCGATCTTCAACGCCGCGATGAATTTTAAGCAGCATTGGCGCGGCGACCGCGAATCGCTCGAGGAGCAGGCGGAAAAATCGCTGCTCGGCCCGGCGAGCTTCGGCAATCCCGACCAAGCGACCGCAATGGGCAAGCTGAAAGCCATTCCCGCCTATGCGGACGCTTTCACGAAAGCCTTTCCCGACGACAAGGATCCGATCAACTCCCGCAACTGGGGAATCGCCGTCGCCGCCTTCGAATGGACGCTGCTGACGCCGTCGCGATTCGACGCCTTCCTTTCCGGCGACGCCAAGGCGCTGTCCCCGCAGGAACAGGCGGGCCTGCGCAAATTCATCGATACCGGCTGCGCGACATGCCACAATGGCGTCGGCTTGGGCGGCAATTCTTTCCAGAAGTTCGGCGTCACTGAAGACTACTGGAAGGAAACCGGCTCCAAGACGCCCGACAAGGGCCGCGCGGACGTCACCAAAAACGACGACGATCTCTACGTCTTCAAGGTCCCGAGCCTGCGTAATGTCGCGAAGACCGCGCCTTATTTCCACGACGGATCGGTCGACGATCTGACCAAGGCCGTGAAGATCATGGGCAAGACGCAGCTCGACAAGACGCTTTCGGATAAGGACACCGCCGACATCGTCGCCTTTCTGGGAAGCCTGACGGGGCCCGTCCCGGCGAATTACTCGGCGCCGGAGCCTTATCCGGACGCGAAGTAA
- a CDS encoding ATP-binding protein — protein MLRKLTLRARLSLLLGAVMVAGLAFGIGLLILHAGTRVNAEAEGATRLARELVQATLPRLSSAQNPRAVLAELLEDARRLRHVRVIVEGEAPSSTTAEKHAPGWFSALVFHTPAPTRVATPLGSIEIAASSEDEIAEVWEEIVWLAIGAAAVATIAFTLVSYAVSRALTPIGALSEALRRLEQGDHAVRVPADGSREFVVIAERIDSLAATLQRLDAENRRLLRHMIHVQDEERRAIARDLHDEIGPFLFAVRAGVGALARKAQTPDAAPARLAEDCTRIDGQIAALQQVNRRILGRLRPAALEEMGLADAIEALARGWRETRAEIAIDLSLEGARGKLDETTAITAYRVVQEGLTNAFRHSGASRIAVAIARAGQRLRVEVRDDGTGLPAAFTPAGLGLRGMSERVSALGGTLWLDNDAAGGARLVAELPIGATPVNKTGG, from the coding sequence ATGCTTCGAAAACTGACGTTACGCGCGCGGCTTTCGCTCCTGCTCGGCGCCGTCATGGTCGCCGGCCTAGCTTTTGGCATCGGCCTTTTGATCCTCCATGCGGGGACGCGCGTCAACGCGGAAGCCGAGGGCGCGACGCGACTTGCGCGCGAGCTCGTCCAAGCCACCCTGCCCCGCCTGTCGAGCGCGCAGAATCCACGAGCTGTCTTGGCGGAGCTGCTGGAAGACGCGCGGCGTCTCCGCCATGTGCGCGTGATTGTGGAGGGCGAAGCGCCATCATCCACGACGGCCGAAAAACATGCGCCCGGCTGGTTCAGCGCGTTGGTCTTTCACACTCCGGCGCCAACGCGCGTCGCAACGCCGCTCGGCTCCATCGAGATTGCGGCAAGCTCGGAAGACGAGATCGCGGAGGTCTGGGAAGAGATCGTCTGGCTCGCGATCGGCGCGGCCGCCGTCGCGACGATCGCTTTCACGCTCGTCTCCTATGCCGTTTCCCGCGCGCTCACCCCCATCGGCGCGCTTTCGGAAGCGCTGCGGCGGCTCGAGCAAGGCGATCACGCGGTCCGGGTTCCCGCCGACGGATCTCGGGAGTTCGTCGTGATCGCCGAACGTATCGACAGCCTCGCCGCCACTTTGCAGCGACTCGACGCGGAAAACCGCCGGCTTCTGCGCCACATGATCCACGTGCAGGACGAGGAACGCCGGGCCATCGCGCGCGACTTGCACGACGAGATCGGGCCTTTCCTTTTCGCCGTGCGTGCTGGCGTCGGAGCCCTGGCGCGCAAGGCGCAAACCCCCGACGCCGCCCCGGCGCGGCTGGCGGAAGACTGCACAAGAATCGACGGGCAGATCGCCGCCTTGCAGCAGGTGAACCGCCGCATTTTAGGAAGATTGCGGCCGGCAGCGCTGGAGGAGATGGGCCTCGCCGACGCCATCGAGGCGCTGGCGCGCGGCTGGCGCGAGACGCGGGCGGAAATCGCGATCGATCTCTCGCTCGAGGGCGCGCGGGGCAAGCTCGATGAAACGACCGCGATTACAGCCTATCGCGTCGTGCAGGAAGGGCTGACCAACGCCTTCAGACATTCGGGCGCGAGCCGAATCGCCGTCGCGATCGCGCGCGCCGGCCAGCGGCTGCGAGTCGAAGTCCGTGACGACGGAACGGGCCTTCCGGCTGCTTTCACGCCTGCGGGACTGGGGCTACGCGGCATGAGCGAGAGAGTGAGCGCGCTTGGCGGAACACTTTGGCTCGACAATGACGCGGCTGGCGGCGCGCGGCTTGTGGCCGAGCTGCCCATCGGCGCAACGCCCGTCAACAAAACTGGGGGCTGA
- a CDS encoding formylmethanofuran dehydrogenase subunit A, whose translation MLTVLRGGHVVDPATGKDGVGDVWFQDGRIVAPPAGGKADQEIDCTGHIVMAGAIDIHSHIAGGNVNTARLLLPELHRGIRARLANTPLSTAKWSTYETGRLYAQMGFTTVVEPAMAPHHSLQTHFELNDVPILDKGALTVLGNDDFLLRQIRAGEPESAINDYVATTVAGTKSLGLKCINPGGCEAFKENMRAYGLDDEVPFYGLTSRKIFQSLQKATQAVGIHHPLHLHMNNLGIAGNIQTALDTIDAAQGLPLHLAHIQFYAYGKEGNNAFSSAAATFAEKINANPNVTVDVGQVMFSQTVTISSDVLKQFNSMSGAIPKKGAIFDGDANGGGIVPYNYKISNYYNAIQWAAGLELFLLIKNPEQVFFTTDHPNGGPFTAYPELFALLMSAELREQVMSRLPAEALQFTTLPSLKREYTYYELAQMSRSGAAKLFGFTDRGTLAAGAVADVAVYKESRDKAGMFRRAAYVFKDGDLVVKDGEVSHYKRGKTLHISPRFDNNINKRLDSYYEELYGQPRGIFDVPAAALPHKDAFAEVACKE comes from the coding sequence TTGCTGACAGTTTTGCGTGGCGGCCATGTCGTCGACCCGGCAACGGGCAAGGACGGCGTCGGCGACGTCTGGTTCCAAGACGGCCGCATCGTCGCGCCGCCGGCCGGGGGAAAGGCCGATCAGGAGATCGATTGCACGGGCCATATCGTCATGGCCGGCGCGATCGACATTCACTCGCACATTGCCGGCGGCAATGTGAACACTGCGCGCCTGCTGCTGCCCGAGCTGCATCGCGGCATTCGCGCGCGTCTCGCCAACACGCCGCTCTCGACCGCCAAATGGTCGACCTATGAGACCGGCCGGCTCTATGCGCAGATGGGCTTCACGACGGTCGTCGAGCCGGCGATGGCGCCGCATCACTCGCTGCAGACGCATTTCGAGCTCAACGACGTCCCGATCCTCGACAAGGGCGCGCTGACGGTTCTCGGCAACGACGACTTCCTGCTGCGCCAGATTCGCGCGGGCGAGCCCGAGAGCGCGATCAACGACTATGTCGCGACGACGGTCGCCGGCACGAAGTCGCTGGGCCTGAAATGCATCAATCCGGGCGGCTGCGAGGCCTTCAAGGAGAATATGCGGGCCTATGGGCTCGACGACGAGGTGCCGTTCTACGGCCTCACCTCGCGCAAGATCTTCCAGTCGTTGCAGAAGGCGACGCAGGCGGTGGGCATCCACCACCCGCTGCATCTGCACATGAACAATCTGGGCATCGCCGGCAATATCCAGACGGCGCTCGACACGATCGACGCGGCGCAGGGCCTGCCGCTGCATCTCGCCCATATTCAATTCTACGCCTATGGCAAGGAGGGCAATAACGCCTTCTCTTCCGCCGCCGCGACTTTCGCCGAGAAGATCAACGCCAATCCGAACGTCACGGTCGACGTCGGCCAGGTGATGTTCTCGCAGACGGTGACGATCTCCTCCGACGTGCTGAAGCAGTTCAACAGCATGTCGGGCGCGATCCCGAAGAAGGGCGCGATCTTCGACGGCGACGCCAATGGCGGCGGCATCGTGCCCTACAACTACAAGATCTCGAACTACTACAACGCCATTCAATGGGCGGCGGGTCTCGAGCTGTTCCTGCTCATCAAGAACCCTGAGCAGGTCTTCTTCACCACCGACCATCCGAACGGCGGCCCCTTCACGGCGTATCCGGAGCTTTTCGCGCTGCTGATGAGCGCCGAGCTGCGCGAGCAGGTGATGTCGCGGCTGCCCGCCGAGGCGTTGCAGTTCACGACTCTGCCTTCGCTCAAGCGCGAATACACTTATTATGAGCTCGCGCAGATGAGCCGCTCGGGCGCCGCAAAGCTGTTCGGCTTTACCGATCGCGGCACGCTTGCGGCGGGCGCCGTCGCCGACGTCGCGGTCTATAAGGAGAGCCGCGACAAGGCCGGCATGTTCCGCCGCGCGGCTTACGTCTTCAAGGACGGCGACCTCGTGGTGAAGGACGGCGAGGTGTCGCATTACAAGCGCGGCAAGACGCTGCACATCAGCCCGCGCTTCGACAACAACATCAACAAGCGGCTCGACAGCTACTACGAGGAGCTTTACGGCCAGCCGCGCGGCATTTTCGACGTGCCGGCCGCCGCTTTGCCGCACAAGGACGCCTTTGCGGAGGTCGCATGCAAGGAATAG
- a CDS encoding response regulator transcription factor produces MRVLIVDDHPIIVAGCSAMLAGEGDIEVFDARDAEAGLAAFIANKPDVTVVDIAMPGVSGLELTRRILDADPQARIVVFSMNDDPIFAARAIEAGAKGYVTKNDDPYLLLKAVREVAAGGVFLMPKIANQLAFAKNAGAVSPLSALTARELEILRMLGSGLGMAEIAEATQVSYKTIANSCSIMKRKLGARTPMELMRIALEQKLA; encoded by the coding sequence ATGCGGGTTCTGATTGTCGACGATCATCCGATCATTGTCGCGGGTTGCTCGGCCATGCTCGCCGGCGAGGGCGACATAGAGGTCTTCGATGCGCGCGACGCCGAGGCTGGCCTCGCCGCCTTTATCGCAAACAAGCCGGATGTGACGGTCGTCGACATCGCCATGCCAGGCGTTTCCGGGCTCGAATTGACGCGTCGCATTCTCGACGCGGATCCGCAAGCGCGCATCGTCGTGTTCAGCATGAATGACGACCCGATCTTCGCGGCGCGCGCAATCGAGGCGGGGGCCAAGGGCTATGTCACAAAGAACGACGACCCTTATTTGTTGCTGAAAGCGGTGCGCGAGGTGGCCGCTGGCGGCGTGTTTTTAATGCCGAAGATCGCCAATCAGCTTGCTTTCGCGAAAAATGCTGGCGCGGTCAGTCCACTCTCGGCGCTCACGGCGCGGGAGCTGGAGATATTGCGCATGCTGGGCTCGGGCCTCGGCATGGCGGAGATCGCCGAGGCGACGCAGGTTTCCTACAAGACGATCGCCAACAGCTGCTCGATCATGAAGCGCAAGCTCGGCGCCCGCACGCCGATGGAGCTGATGCGAATCGCATTGGAGCAGAAGCTGGCGTGA
- a CDS encoding ABC transporter substrate-binding protein produces the protein MKRLAAALCLMLATASARAETLDIKVGVLREPHSRETLSILDIPAADDTLAGALMGAVDNNTTGKFTHQTFEAIDEKLDDGADVAAAVDTLVDKGALLIIADLSLDRLLAASERAKAKGALLFNVSAPDDRLREEDCRANVVHVVPTRSMLADGLTQYLVWKQWRKWLLIKGSHANDELLAQAYRRAAKKFGAKIVEERLHEDTGGGRRSDSGSVQTQRQMPVLTQNAPAYDALVAVDESEVFAGYLPYRTWDPRPVAGSAGLYPTNWDPAHEQWGAQQLQNRFMMTYRRLMNARDNAAWLAMRMIGEAATRTNSSAPDKLRAFILSKDFSIAAFKGVRLTLRPWNQQLRQPILLSDGRITVSVSPQEGFLHQVSELDTLGLDQPETKCRLK, from the coding sequence ATGAAACGCCTCGCCGCCGCTTTATGCCTCATGCTCGCGACCGCCTCTGCGCGGGCCGAGACGCTCGATATCAAGGTCGGCGTGCTGCGCGAGCCGCATTCGCGCGAGACCCTCTCCATTCTCGACATTCCCGCCGCCGACGACACGCTCGCCGGCGCGCTGATGGGCGCGGTCGACAACAACACCACCGGCAAATTCACCCACCAAACCTTTGAAGCGATCGACGAGAAGCTCGACGACGGCGCCGATGTCGCGGCGGCGGTCGACACGCTTGTCGATAAGGGCGCGCTTCTCATCATCGCGGATCTCTCGCTCGACCGTCTTCTTGCGGCGAGCGAGCGCGCCAAGGCGAAGGGCGCGCTGCTCTTCAACGTGTCGGCGCCCGACGATCGGCTTCGCGAGGAAGACTGCCGCGCCAATGTCGTCCACGTAGTGCCCACGCGCTCCATGCTGGCCGACGGACTCACGCAATATCTTGTCTGGAAGCAGTGGCGGAAGTGGCTGCTCATCAAGGGCTCGCACGCTAATGACGAATTGCTCGCGCAGGCCTATCGCCGCGCGGCCAAGAAGTTCGGCGCGAAGATCGTGGAAGAGCGCCTCCATGAGGACACCGGCGGCGGACGGCGCAGCGACTCGGGCTCGGTGCAGACGCAGCGGCAAATGCCCGTCCTGACCCAGAATGCGCCCGCCTATGACGCGCTTGTCGCCGTTGACGAGAGCGAGGTTTTCGCGGGCTATCTCCCCTATCGCACATGGGACCCGCGCCCTGTCGCGGGCTCGGCCGGACTTTACCCCACCAATTGGGACCCCGCCCATGAGCAATGGGGCGCGCAGCAATTGCAGAACCGCTTCATGATGACCTATCGCCGTCTCATGAACGCGCGCGATAACGCCGCCTGGCTCGCCATGCGCATGATCGGCGAAGCGGCGACGCGCACAAATTCCAGCGCGCCCGATAAGCTCCGCGCGTTTATACTCAGCAAGGATTTCTCCATCGCCGCCTTCAAGGGCGTGCGTTTGACGCTGCGTCCCTGGAACCAGCAATTGCGCCAGCCGATCCTGCTTTCGGATGGCCGCATCACCGTTTCCGTCTCGCCGCAGGAAGGCTTCCTGCATCAGGTGAGCGAACTCGATACGCTGGGGCTCGATCAGCCCGAAACGAAGTGCAGGTTGAAATGA
- a CDS encoding EF-hand domain-containing protein codes for MRKTFVVGALALAGLLIAPVAPALAKKAPPVASLDTDKDGTVDVNEANKSAEALFTKLDKDNDGTIEPKELQGRLSKKEFKAADPDNDGTLSKDEYLAVVGKLFKDADGDNEGTLDDKEFASKQGKALLRVVR; via the coding sequence ATGAGAAAGACGTTTGTGGTCGGCGCGCTGGCGCTTGCCGGGCTGCTCATCGCCCCGGTCGCGCCCGCGCTGGCAAAAAAGGCCCCGCCGGTCGCCTCGCTCGATACCGACAAGGACGGCACGGTCGATGTGAACGAGGCGAATAAATCCGCCGAGGCGCTTTTCACCAAGCTCGACAAGGACAATGACGGCACCATCGAGCCCAAGGAGCTTCAGGGCCGCCTCTCCAAAAAAGAATTCAAGGCGGCTGACCCCGATAATGACGGCACGCTCAGCAAGGATGAATATCTCGCCGTCGTCGGCAAGCTCTTCAAAGACGCGGACGGCGACAATGAAGGGACGCTGGACGACAAGGAATTCGCGTCCAAGCAGGGCAAGGCGCTCCTGCGCGTCGTCCGCTAA
- the pqqA gene encoding pyrroloquinoline quinone precursor peptide PqqA, which produces MAWTTPVIVEVCVGMEVTSYSSAEI; this is translated from the coding sequence ATGGCCTGGACCACCCCTGTGATCGTCGAAGTTTGCGTCGGCATGGAAGTCACCAGCTACTCTTCGGCTGAAATCTAA